A region from the Candidatus Gracilibacteria bacterium genome encodes:
- the topA gene encoding type I DNA topoisomerase, whose product MAKNFVIVESPAKAKTIERFLGKDYEVMASMGHVRDLPKSKLGIDTEGDFEPTYIVPQDKRKTITSLKSHIHSDTTVWIATDQDREGEAIGWHLVQALKLGAGKQKVHRIVFHEITKSAILEAVAAPRELDENLINAQQARRVLDRLVGYELSPLLWKKVRYGLSAGRVQSVAVRLVVDRERERRAFKAEEYWEISAEFSPEKDKKVKFTAKLNKKDGKTFDLSNEKDSKQVLKDLEGAKYQVLSVEEKEVRKNPSPPFTTSTLQQEAARKLHMSVKKTMVVAQQLYEGVDVGNGPHGLITYMRTDSVNLSQQALGAIKNFITKEFGKEYALAEPRFYKSKKGAQEAHEAIRPVDVTLTPEQVKPHLDRDQYRLYELIWKRTIACQMEAAVFDRMTIDIQDQTNHYEFRATGQRVRFSGFIRVYVEGRDEPSVEDNNDEAILPALKQGDGILLYELIPTQHFTEPPPRYTEASLVKKLEAEGIGRPSTYAPTITTILSREYVKKEATALVPTDVGEVVTDVLVKNFPEIVDIGFTAKMEEGLDRIAEEGENWREFLKAFYKPFHLNIQEKTESLKKEDVVTEKTEEVCEKCGKPMVVKLGRFGKFLSCSNYPKCKNAKPMAEDKEKTKAFEELQKKLGGKECPKCGSPMEVKRGKYGEFLGCTGYPKCHHMQSIVKFAGVHCPECKDGQLAERRTRKGGKLFYGCNKFPKCKFATWDKPVEQKCEKCGGLMVQKGENITCVSCKA is encoded by the coding sequence ATGGCCAAAAATTTTGTCATTGTAGAGTCTCCTGCTAAGGCAAAAACCATTGAGCGTTTTTTAGGGAAAGACTATGAAGTTATGGCTTCTATGGGTCATGTGCGTGATTTGCCGAAATCGAAATTGGGCATTGATACCGAAGGTGATTTTGAACCTACTTATATTGTGCCGCAGGATAAACGAAAGACCATTACCTCGCTCAAAAGTCACATTCATTCCGACACCACGGTATGGATCGCAACCGATCAAGACCGCGAAGGAGAAGCCATTGGTTGGCATTTGGTGCAGGCGCTTAAATTGGGTGCCGGCAAGCAAAAAGTGCATCGTATTGTTTTTCATGAAATTACAAAATCCGCGATTTTGGAGGCTGTGGCTGCTCCGCGCGAACTCGATGAAAATTTAATCAATGCGCAACAAGCGCGTCGTGTGTTGGATCGTTTGGTGGGGTATGAATTATCTCCGTTGTTGTGGAAAAAAGTGCGTTACGGGTTGTCTGCCGGTCGTGTGCAAAGCGTGGCCGTACGTTTGGTGGTGGATCGTGAACGCGAACGTCGCGCGTTTAAGGCTGAGGAATATTGGGAAATTTCGGCCGAGTTTTCTCCTGAAAAAGATAAAAAAGTAAAATTCACCGCTAAATTAAATAAAAAAGATGGAAAAACATTTGATCTTTCCAATGAAAAAGATTCCAAGCAGGTCTTAAAAGACCTTGAAGGAGCCAAATATCAAGTGCTTTCCGTGGAAGAAAAAGAAGTGCGAAAAAATCCTTCGCCTCCGTTTACGACCTCTACGTTGCAACAAGAGGCGGCGCGAAAATTGCACATGTCGGTGAAGAAAACCATGGTCGTGGCTCAGCAACTTTATGAAGGAGTGGATGTGGGAAATGGGCCGCATGGTTTGATCACCTACATGCGTACCGATTCCGTGAATTTGTCGCAACAAGCGTTGGGCGCGATTAAGAATTTTATTACCAAAGAATTTGGCAAGGAATATGCGCTGGCTGAGCCGCGTTTTTATAAGAGCAAAAAAGGCGCGCAAGAGGCGCATGAAGCCATTCGCCCCGTGGATGTTACTCTGACGCCGGAACAAGTGAAGCCTCATTTAGATCGAGACCAATATCGTTTGTATGAATTGATTTGGAAGCGCACGATCGCGTGCCAAATGGAGGCTGCGGTTTTTGATCGCATGACCATTGATATTCAGGATCAAACGAATCATTACGAATTCCGTGCCACCGGACAACGCGTTCGTTTTTCCGGATTTATTCGTGTGTATGTGGAAGGTCGCGATGAGCCGTCCGTGGAAGACAATAATGATGAAGCGATTCTTCCCGCACTCAAGCAAGGCGATGGGATTTTGTTGTATGAATTGATTCCCACTCAACATTTTACCGAACCGCCGCCGCGTTATACGGAAGCCAGTTTGGTGAAAAAATTGGAAGCTGAAGGGATTGGTCGTCCGAGTACCTATGCGCCAACCATCACCACGATTTTGAGTCGTGAGTATGTGAAAAAAGAGGCCACAGCCTTGGTCCCAACCGATGTGGGTGAGGTGGTGACCGATGTTTTGGTGAAAAATTTTCCTGAAATTGTGGACATTGGGTTCACGGCAAAAATGGAGGAAGGCCTCGATCGTATTGCGGAAGAAGGGGAAAATTGGAGGGAGTTTTTGAAGGCGTTTTATAAGCCCTTTCATTTGAATATTCAAGAAAAAACCGAGAGTTTAAAAAAGGAAGATGTGGTCACGGAGAAAACCGAGGAAGTGTGCGAGAAATGCGGCAAACCCATGGTGGTGAAGCTGGGCCGTTTTGGGAAATTTTTATCGTGCAGTAATTATCCCAAGTGTAAAAATGCAAAACCCATGGCCGAGGATAAGGAAAAAACCAAAGCATTCGAGGAACTTCAGAAAAAATTGGGAGGGAAGGAATGTCCCAAATGCGGCAGTCCGATGGAAGTGAAACGTGGGAAATATGGGGAATTTTTAGGGTGCACCGGATATCCCAAGTGTCACCACATGCAATCCATTGTTAAATTTGCCGGAGTTCATTGTCCGGAATGTAAAGACGGACAACTCGCGGAACGACGCACGCGTAAGGGAGGCAAGCTTTTTTACGGGTGCAACAAGTTTCCCAAATGCAAATTTGCAACATGGGACAAGCCGGTTGAGCAAAAATGTGAAAAATGCGGAGGCTTGATGGTGCAAAAAGGAGAAAACATCACGTGTGTGTCATGCAAAGCTTAG
- a CDS encoding phosphomannomutase/phosphoglucomutase, producing the protein MFVNPLIFRAYDIRGIAHKPASDKPVDLTPETAEIIGKATGTYYLTHYGKNLAVGGDNRLSTPELKEAFIKGLLSTGCNITDIGLVTSPMLYYAVCKLDLDGGIAITASHNPKEYNGIKLVRKNAHAVCGDELQLLIQIIEENSFKRGTGKLESRDDIFDLYIEDMKKMVTIDRPLKVIVDAGNGITGKYAPALLRAFGCEVTELFCDLDGNFPNHPANPEDVENLEVLIEKMKTGKYDIGLGFDGDGDRVGIVDEKGHHYAADLHLLLLAQDLLSRHPGSKIVFDVKASQVVPNLIREYNGEPIMTKTGHSFIEQKMHETGALLAGEVSGHLFFGEDYYGFDDAFVAALRTLSILSKGPTDKTLSDYFKKIPPTFTTPEIKVPCPDNRKFQVVDALRDEFIKHYDCITIDGVRIIFDENTWGIIRCSNTTPNITMRFEALTEKRLKEVMKIVADAFSKYPEADQTWFKK; encoded by the coding sequence ATGTTTGTAAATCCTCTCATCTTTCGCGCCTACGACATCCGAGGCATCGCACACAAACCCGCCTCTGATAAACCCGTAGACCTCACCCCCGAAACCGCGGAAATCATCGGCAAAGCCACCGGTACCTATTACCTCACTCACTATGGAAAAAATCTGGCCGTGGGAGGAGACAATCGCCTAAGCACTCCGGAACTCAAAGAAGCTTTTATTAAAGGACTGCTGAGCACGGGCTGTAACATCACAGACATTGGTCTCGTCACTTCTCCCATGCTTTATTACGCAGTGTGCAAGCTCGACTTGGATGGAGGCATTGCCATCACCGCAAGTCACAATCCCAAAGAATACAACGGCATCAAATTGGTCCGAAAAAATGCCCATGCCGTGTGTGGAGACGAACTCCAACTTCTCATTCAAATCATCGAAGAAAACTCGTTTAAACGAGGAACTGGAAAACTTGAAAGCCGCGACGATATTTTTGATTTATATATCGAAGATATGAAAAAAATGGTCACCATTGATCGACCGCTCAAAGTCATTGTGGACGCGGGAAACGGCATCACCGGGAAATACGCACCCGCCTTGCTTCGCGCTTTTGGCTGCGAGGTAACCGAATTGTTTTGCGATCTCGACGGAAATTTTCCCAATCATCCGGCCAACCCGGAAGACGTAGAAAACCTAGAAGTTCTTATTGAAAAAATGAAAACCGGAAAATACGACATTGGTCTGGGTTTCGATGGCGATGGAGACCGAGTCGGAATTGTGGATGAAAAAGGGCACCATTACGCCGCGGACTTGCATTTACTTCTTTTGGCCCAAGATCTACTCTCCCGTCACCCGGGATCCAAAATTGTTTTTGATGTTAAAGCCTCTCAAGTTGTCCCCAACCTCATTCGAGAATACAACGGCGAACCCATTATGACCAAAACCGGCCACTCTTTCATTGAACAAAAAATGCACGAAACCGGTGCACTCCTTGCCGGAGAAGTCAGTGGCCACCTCTTTTTTGGGGAAGATTATTATGGATTCGACGATGCGTTTGTCGCAGCCTTACGAACCTTATCTATCCTTTCAAAAGGCCCGACCGACAAAACCCTTTCCGATTATTTCAAAAAAATTCCGCCCACCTTCACCACCCCGGAAATAAAAGTTCCTTGCCCGGACAATCGCAAATTTCAAGTTGTGGATGCGTTACGCGACGAATTCATAAAACACTACGACTGCATCACCATCGATGGCGTGCGCATTATTTTTGATGAAAACACTTGGGGAATTATTCGTTGTTCCAACACCACCCCCAACATCACCATGCGCTTTGAGGCGCTCACGGAAAAACGCCTTAAAGAAGTCATGAAAATCGTGGCCGACGCCTTTTCCAAATACCCGGAAGCCGACCAAACATGGTTTAAAAAATAA
- a CDS encoding nicotinamide-nucleotide adenylyltransferase — protein MSTALFIGRFQPFHLGHLSVVKTILQNHDFLIIGIGSAEESRTSQNPFTASERWSMISSTLDAEKIPRKKYTLIPIRDINNPGHWVKHVENLVPPFDCIYTGSPLVKKLFKKHKKYKIIPVKILKGITATQVRNALEKNKKWQSFLPPAVAKFLQKNVKNV, from the coding sequence ATGTCCACCGCCCTTTTCATCGGCCGATTCCAACCCTTTCATCTCGGACATTTGAGCGTGGTTAAAACCATTCTTCAAAACCATGATTTTTTAATCATCGGCATTGGAAGCGCGGAAGAAAGCCGAACTTCGCAAAATCCCTTCACTGCAAGTGAACGCTGGAGCATGATCTCCTCCACCCTCGACGCTGAAAAAATCCCCCGTAAAAAATACACTCTCATCCCCATTCGCGACATCAACAATCCCGGCCATTGGGTAAAGCACGTCGAGAATCTTGTCCCTCCCTTTGACTGCATTTACACCGGCTCTCCCCTCGTAAAAAAACTTTTTAAAAAACATAAAAAATACAAAATTATACCCGTAAAAATACTCAAAGGCATCACCGCCACTCAAGTCCGAAACGCGCTCGAAAAAAATAAAAAATGGCAATCGTTTCTTCCTCCTGCGGTAGCAAAATTTTTACAAAAAAACGTAAAAAATGTTTAG
- a CDS encoding NAD+ synthase, whose protein sequence is MEKTYKNLIKGLRSYFKKAGFHKAVVGLSGGIDSAVTLKLAVDALGSANVTGLILPELGLSSEENIIHAKRLAETLEVKYYYQPINSTFIDFNIAPWKPTRLAKMNTKARIRAIFLYNFANTHNALVLGTSNKSEILLGYGTKYGDLAADIEVIGNLYKTQVYALAEYLGIPQAIIEKKPTAELETGQTDEGELGATYRVLDEILKKLQRKNKPEELIEAGYPRALIEQIIKRIKANAHKREMPPCLNL, encoded by the coding sequence ATGGAAAAAACCTATAAAAATCTCATCAAAGGCCTGCGCAGTTATTTTAAAAAGGCCGGATTTCACAAAGCCGTGGTTGGGCTGAGTGGAGGGATCGACTCCGCCGTCACCCTAAAACTGGCGGTGGACGCGCTGGGTTCCGCCAATGTAACAGGCCTTATCTTGCCTGAATTGGGCCTCAGCTCCGAAGAAAACATCATTCACGCCAAACGCCTCGCCGAAACCCTTGAAGTTAAATATTATTATCAACCCATCAACTCAACATTTATAGATTTCAATATTGCACCATGGAAACCCACTCGCCTCGCAAAAATGAACACCAAAGCACGTATTCGTGCAATTTTTCTCTACAATTTCGCCAACACGCACAATGCGCTTGTGCTCGGCACTTCGAATAAAAGTGAAATCTTGCTGGGATATGGAACCAAATACGGAGATCTTGCCGCAGACATTGAGGTCATCGGAAATCTTTATAAAACCCAAGTCTACGCTCTCGCCGAATATCTCGGTATCCCCCAAGCCATCATTGAAAAAAAGCCCACCGCCGAACTTGAAACCGGTCAAACCGACGAAGGGGAACTCGGGGCCACCTACCGCGTCCTCGATGAAATTCTCAAAAAACTTCAACGCAAAAACAAACCCGAAGAATTGATTGAAGCCGGATACCCCCGCGCGCTCATTGAACAAATCATCAAACGCATCAAGGCCAACGCACACAAACGAGAAATGCCTCCTTGCCTAAATTTATAA
- the smpB gene encoding SsrA-binding protein SmpB, which produces MDIELTKNKKAYFDYEVVDTYDAGIVLKGYEAKSIRAGKMQLKGGFISFRNEEAWMENVLISPYQPKNQPEESGQRRLKLLLQKKQILKIINQSEEAGMTVIPLKAIVKDHRIKIVIGLCRGKKKFDKRESIKKRELDRSTRHQFKTR; this is translated from the coding sequence ATGGATATAGAACTCACAAAAAATAAAAAAGCCTACTTTGACTACGAGGTCGTGGACACCTACGACGCCGGCATTGTTTTAAAAGGGTACGAAGCCAAATCGATTCGTGCCGGAAAAATGCAACTCAAAGGCGGATTTATTTCTTTTCGAAACGAAGAAGCCTGGATGGAAAATGTCCTGATTTCGCCATACCAACCCAAAAATCAACCCGAAGAAAGTGGCCAACGCAGATTAAAACTCTTGCTTCAAAAAAAACAAATCCTTAAAATAATCAACCAGTCGGAGGAAGCCGGGATGACAGTGATCCCACTCAAGGCCATTGTTAAGGATCATCGCATCAAAATCGTGATCGGACTCTGCCGAGGAAAGAAAAAATTCGACAAACGCGAAAGTATCAAAAAACGCGAACTCGACCGCAGTACCAGGCATCAATTTAAAACTAGATAA